The genomic window TAAAGCGTGCTAGTGAAGATTTGCAAAACCAGTTCGAGGCAGTCTCGCAAGGTAATCTCTCCGCCCAAGCTACCGTTTATTCTGAGGATGAATTTGGGCGTTTAGCAGCTGGCTTCAACCAGATGGCGCGGGTGATGATGACGACTATGGGCGAGGCTCAACGCAAGGCCGAAGAGCAAGAGCAGGCTAAGGAAGACCTGCAACGCCAAGTGATTCGACTCCTAGATGATGTGGAGGGTGCGGCACGGGGAGACTTAACCGTTCAGGCAGAAGTCACAGCCGACGTTTTGGGAGCCGTCGCGGATTCGTTTAACCTGACAATTCAGAACCTGCGGGAAATTGTGCAGCAGGTGAAAGAGGCGGCGCGTAAGGTAACAAAGGGTTCTGCTGAAAGCGAAATGTTTGCTCGCGGCTTGTCTTCAGATGCTTTGCGGCAGGCGGAGGAACTGGCTGTCACCCTCAACTCGGTGCAGGTGATGACCGATCTAATTGGTCGCGTTGCCGATAATGCGCGAGAGGCCGAGAAAGTGGCTCAGTTATCCTCGACGACTGCTATTAAGGGCGGCGAGGCTGTCGAAAGAACTGTCGGCGGTATTTTGCAAATTAGAGAAACCGTTGCAGAAACAACCCGAAAAGTCAAGAGGTTAGCAGAAGCTTCCCAGGAAATTTCCAAAATTGTAGCGTTGATTGCCGGAATTGCCTCGCGCACCAATTTACTAGCACTCAACGCTAGTATTGAGGCAGCGAGAGCAGGAGAAGCGGGTCGCGGGTTCGCGATAGTAGCGGATGAGGTTCGTCAGTTAGCCGACAGGTCAGCGAAAGCCTTGAAGGAAATTGAGATTATCGTGCTGCAAATACAGAGCGAGACCGGAGCCGTGATGATGGCGATGGAGGAAGGAACCCAGCAGGTAATTGAAGGGACTAAACGGGCAGAACAAGCCAAGCGCTCGCTCGAAGACATCATTCAAGTGTCCAATCACATCGATGCCTTGGTGCGTTCTATTACCGCAGACACTGTAGAACAGACAGAAACCTCAAAGGCAGTAGCTGCGGTGATGCAATCTGTCGAATTGACCGCACAAGAGACATCGCAGGAAGCACAGCGGGTGTCAGGAGCGCTGCAAAGCCTGGTCGGTGTTGCACGCGACTTGTTGACATCTGTGGAGCGCTTCCGAGTAGAAGCAACGGAGGGTAAATAAGGCAAAAGTAAAAGTTAAAAAGGCTAAACAACAAAAAAAAGTAATTAAACCTTAAAACGAGTATTGCTTTTATTGTTGCTGTCAGTTGATTTTGACTTTTGCCTTTTATCAATTTAGTTGTGACGCCTCTGACAGTTTTGATGTCGATTCGGCGTAGATTGGGTACATTAAAAGCAATCTATGCTAAAAAACGAGCGAGGGCGAGGATGAAAGTTGTGGAGGCTATTGGGGGAAACCAAAGCTCGCATTAGTATAGCTGGCCTCGCTCGTTGCATTAGGTTAAATAGTTACGACGCATTACAAGCGTGAGGATAGCACGCAAGAGCGATCGCTATGATGGCGACGTATCATCTGATGATTAAAGGATCTATTCGCTCAAAATTCTTTGAGGGACACTGCCATGCAGCCGGAACAACAACAGCGAATCATGGGCTACTTCATTGAGGAGGCTAAAGACCACCTCAATACTATTGAACAGGGTTTAGTGCATTTGCAAAGCACCCTTGAAGATCCTGAAAGGGTGAATGAAGTATTCCGCGCCGCCCACTCAGTCAAAGGCGGCGCGGCAATGCTGGGAATAAATAGCATACAAAAAATAGCGCACCGCTTAGAAGATAGTTTTAAAATCCTCAAAGAGTCTCCGGTAAAAATTGACAAAAAGCTGGAATCGCTATTCCTGCGGACTTCTGATGCCCTGAAAGAGCTTTTGGAACGCCTCACTGCCACACCATTTGGCCTTAGTGATGAAAGTGCTAGCGGTATCATGTCGGGCGTAGAGCCAGTGTTTGATGAACTCAACAATCACATGGCTTTCCTGCTCAAGGGAGCCGATGCTGCTGCGAGTCAAGAAAGACAACCTGCAACGCATTCCTCAGCCCATTCTGGCTCAAGCAAAGATAGAAAAGGCGTGCCAGCGACGTTTCAAAGGGACGTACTTACTTCGCTTAGGGAGATGTTGCAGCTGTTTAAGCAAGCTGAACAACCAGCATCTCGGCAACAGCTTCAGCACATATGTGGCACGCTAAAGCAACTGGGCGAAACCTCAGACTTAAGGGCTTGGGCGTACCTGCTAGATACAGCAGGTAGAGCGATCGCGTCGCCTACAAACTCCTATCGTACCCTCGCCTCGGTAGTTATTAAAGAAATCAAACAAGCCCAAGAACTGGTGGTGGCAGGCCGAATAGACGAAGTGGAAGCAACTGCTCAATTGAAAGCACTCCTGCCCTACGAGAATGCCAAGGTTGAAACCGCAGCCTATGGAAAGGGAAAAACAGCAGTTGAGATAAGCGAACAAGTTAATAATTTAAAATACAATTCCTCCAATTCGGCGAACGGTAAATCTACTACCCGCAGCAATACAAAATCAGTTGAGGCAGGAAGCAGCAAGGGCGCGGCAGGTTTGGAGCGCACCCCTGTTGCCGCCAGCCAATCAATAGCTACAAACCGCAGTATCAAAGAAACATTTATCCAAGAGGAAACCGACAGCAACTATCGCGGCAATAACAGCGAAGTAGAAACAATAATTCAGCCTTCAGCCTTTAACGTTCAGCCAACAGATGCGGGTGCTAGCAACCGCAAAAAACGTATAGAACCATCTGTAGGCAGAGCAACAGCAGACCCCAACGGGCCAGAAGTTGGTATGGCAGAACTCAACAGTTTGGCTGACCTGTTTGAAGGAGAAGCGCCCGAGTTGGATGAAACTTGGCAAGAAGAAGTAATTATTAGCCCCTCTAGCAGCGATCGCAGCGGGATAGCTTCACACCAAACCGAAGATTTAGACCGCATAAGCGATTTTTCTGACCTACTAGGTGACTTAGATGACACTTCGGCATCCGCAGCGGCTGCTGTGTCTCCCAAGGACGATCTAATGAGTTTGTTTGGTGATGACTTTCTTGAAGAGCCTAGTTCGGAAGAGTCAACACCTAACAACTTTGCAAGAGAAGCAGACATTCCTACATCCAAAGCTATGGATGTAGGAATGTCTAGAGGAGAATTAAATACCCAATATTCTATGCCCAATCTTCCGAGGGTAGCTGATGAAGATTTTGCAGGCTCGCTAGAAGCTAGCAATTTCTTTGATGACGAACTAGAAACAGGCGATGTCGGAGATGACTTTAGCGACTTTATGGCAAGCCCCGCTATAGGCGGAGACTATGAAGGATTGAGTATGGATGAAGAATTACCACATGCTGAATACGATTTCATACTTAATTCAGATATAGAGGCAGAATCAGAGCGGGATGCCAGTGCCGCACTAGACTTCAATTGGGCAGAAATCTCAGAGCGAGAACAGCAGGAACTGGATAACAGCTTGTTGGCTGGGTTCGCAGACACGGATGAAATTGAGAATAGCTCAGAAGAATTAATTGCGCCTTCATCCTTTAGAATTGATGATTCTGAAGATGCCACAGCTTTGGAACTTAACTTTGATGAGATAGGTACGCTTACCAATTCCCATACAATTAACCTGCCTTTAGGTATGGAAAGTGATGAGGATATGGGGGGATGGTTTAGTGAGACATACTCTGAACCAGAAACAGAAGCTTTCGAGGGCGAGTTGTTCGCTTTCGAGCCTACTGTTGTAGAGTCAGAAGAAGATAACAGCAATTGGTTGAGGAGCGAGCCAGATGCTGCACTCGACGAAGCTGGCCAAGATGCACAACCTCTGAACTTGGATTTTCTCGAAGACCAGCAAGAAGATCTGGATTTGGAAGGATTGGACAATGTATTTGAGCCACACCCAGAAGTAACAAACCATTTTGATATCGATAGCAGTACAAGCTTCGACCTGTACGAGCCTACCTTTGATGTCCTAGACGATGGGGGACTACAGACAGACGAAGAAGACACAGAGAATATGTCAGGTCTGTTTGGTATCCCAGATGGCGAAACATTGTGGGGTATAGAGGAACCAACAGAGGCGCGATCGCCTTGGGAAGCACCAAACAATGCAGCCGATTCAGATCTAGATGGGCTATTGGGTACACAGCCAGAGTCAGAAAACTCTATTCTGGATTTAGATAATTCACATGAATGGAATCTGACACAAAACGACAATGCAGAACCGCTATTAACGCTAGAAGACGAGGAAGCAGCAGATGCAAGTACAAATATAGATGCGTTATTCGGTAACTCATCAGAACGAGACAACGAAAGTCTTAACTTAGATGCATCCTTTGAAGATGAGTGGAACGTTACACCCTCAGCAGAAGACAACGAAAGTCTGGATTTGGATACTTCAAATGAATGGGATCTGATACAAAACTCCGATAATTCAGAATCACTCTTAACTCTAGAAGATGAGGAGGTAGCAGAGTCGGCAAATCAAAATATAGACGCGCTATTTGGTAATTCATTAGCGCCAGACAGCGAAAGTCTAGATATAGGTGCTTCATTTGAAGATGAGTGGAACGTTACACCATCAGCACAAGACAACGAAAGCCTTGATTTAGGTGCTTCATTTGGAGATGAGTGGAATCTCACACAAAACGATGATGCACAATCGCTGTTAACTCTAGAAGATGAGGAAGTAGCAGAGTCGGCAAATCAAAATATAGACGCGCTATTTGGTAATTCATTAACGCCAGACAACGAAAGTCTAGATTTAGGTGCTTCATTTGAAGATGAGTGGAACGTTACACCATCAGCAGAAGATAACGAAAGCCTTGATTTAGGTGCTTCATTTGAAGATGAGTGGAATCTCGCACAAGATGATGCAGAATCGCTGTTAACAATCGAAAGCGAGGAAATACCACAGTCGGCAGTCACAAATCTAGAGGCGCTATTCGATACAGACTCAGAGTTAGAAAACTCAAGCCTGGACTTCGATGCCTCCTCAATGTGGGACTCGTCTTCAGAGGAGTGGAATGTTGCCCAAAACGAGTTGGACGATACAGATTCGCTATTAACACTAGAAGACGAGGACATAGCAGAGTCGAGTGCTGGTTGGGCGGATATTAATGGTACGAATTGGTTAACAGAGGATGAACAATCCGCTGGCGCAGATGATTGGTCTTTAGAAACGGCTGAGGAAGACGATCGGAGTTTGGCTGCTGCATTCGCCCCTGACGATGGGTTTGGGGAGCTGGAAGCCTTCTTGGATGAAAGCTCTGAACCTGCGATCGCTCTAAGAGATGAATTTGACGAATTAGAGGCGTTTCTGGGAGAAGATGATTCGTCCCCTGCTTTAGCAATGGATGGAGGGGATGAATTTGACGAATTGGAGGCGTTACTGGGTGAGAAGGCTGACGCTACTGCTGAGGAACTTAGAATTCCAGGGGATGAGTTTGATGAACTAGAAGCTTTACTGGGTGAGGACTCCCTAGAAACGGTCGGACGAAAGGGAAGAGAAAAAGAAACAGTGGGAGCCTCACGTCAAGGGCGATCGCAAGCTCAGCCAGTAGAAGATGAATTTGGCGATCTGGAGAAACTGTTGCTCTTGGCAGACGAGAACATGGGGGGGCCGCCGACGGTGGCATCAAACAAACTGGCTCGCCCTAACGTTCGTCGTCCTGGTTGGAAAGGCGGTTATGAGCAGATGATGAAGGTTCCGGTGAAGCACCTAGATAACCTCAGCAACTTGGTGGGGGAACTGGTGGTGAACCGCAATAGCCTGGAGCAGGATCAGGAACGCTTGCGCCAATTTCTGGATAACTTGCTGCATCAAGTGCAGCAACTTAGCGATGTGGGTGCGCGAATGCAGGATCTCTACGAGCGATCGCTCCTAGAAAGCTCCCTCCTAGCCAGCCGTCAGAGCTATCGCTCCTCCCGACCCGATGAACGAGGGCGTACCAACGCTAGCAGCAGCGGCGGAGGCCAAGCTGACACTCACGCGACGGGGATGGCCTTCGATGCTCTAGAAATGGACAAGTTCACAGGCTTCCACTTGCTCTCGCAAGAAATGATCGAGCTAATTGTCCGGGTGCGGGAATCGGCCAGTGACATTGAGTTCCTCGTCGATGAAACAGATCAAGTCGCCCGCATGCTTCGGCAGATAACGACCCAACTGCAAGAAGGTCTTACTCGCGCCCGAATGGTGCCTTTTGCTAATACCGCAGACCGCTTGCCTCGTGCAGTGCGCGAAATATCCCTCAAATGTGGTAAAGAAGCCGAACTATACATTGAAGGCCGGGAAACCTTACTCGACAAGGTACTCCAAGATCACCTTTACGATCCGATGACCCATCTGGTTAACAACGCCATTACACACGGCATAGAACCACCAGATGTGCGGCAACGAGCTGGCAAGTCGCCCATCGGTCGAATTACCATCCGCGCTTTCCACCAAGGCAACCAAACAGTTATTTCTGTATCGGATGATGGAGCAGGAATCGATCCAGAACGGGTGAAAGCCAAGGCCATAGAAAAGGGTCTGATCGGCGCTGCTGAGGCTAAAACCATGTCTCGCTTAGACGTGTACGACCTCCTATTCCACCCCGGTTTTAGTACCAAAGATAAGGCTGACGACTTTTCGGGTCGAGGAGTCGGTATGGATGTGGTGCGTACCAGCCTCACTGAGATCAGGGGCACGATTATAACTGACTCTACTATAGGCAAAGGCACCACCTTTACTATTCGTCTGCCCCTCACCCTCAGTATTTGCAAAGCACTTTGCTGCCTGAGCAACAAAGCCCGCATTGCCTTCCCGATGGATGGTGTGGAAGATATGATGGATGTCCCCAACGATCGCATTCAAACCAATGCTGAAGGACAAACCTGTATTCCCTGGCGCGACTCGCTACTGCCCTTCCAGCCCCTGGGGCAACTGCTGACATACAATCGTCAGATCGGCCGGGGCGGTGTCTACGGCGGACAACGGGAAGATGACATGATTTCCATCGTCGTACTGCGTAGCGCTGGTAGCTTCATCGCCATAGAGATCGATCAGGTTATAGGCGAGCAGGAAATCGTGATCAAGCAACTGGAAGGCCCAGTGCCCAAGCCTGTGGGGGTGGCTGGCGCGACGGTTCTGGGGGATGGTCGGATCATGCCAATTGCCGACGTATTGGAGCTGATTGACATCTCTCTGGGTCGGACGCGAGCTGACAGCGGTATGTGGAAGGACTCTGTTCCTGTTGTTCCAGAAGTAGCTGCTGTTAAACAAGATCCGATGGTTCTAATAGTGGATGACTCGATCACGGTGCGCGAACTGCTCTCGTTGACTTTTAACAAGGCTGGTTATCGAGTGGAACAGGCGCGTGACGGTCAGGAAGCTTGGGATAAGCTGCGGTCGGGTCTGCCTTGCCAAATCGTCTTCTGTGATATTGAAATGCCCAGAATGGACGGTCTGGAGCTGCTGTCTCGGATTCAGAAAGAGGAGAGTCTCAACCATCTGCCCGTAGCAATGTTGACTTCTCGCGGCGCTGACCGACATCGGCAAATGGCGGCTCAACTGGGGGCTAGCGGTTATTTCACGAAGCCTTATCTGGAAGAAGCGCTACTCGATGCTGCCCAGCGGATGATGAGAGGGGAGGTATTGCTTACCGCTAGTACCAACGCCTAATTAACTGCTAAGTAGGGTGGGCAGCGCCCACCTTACTTAAATTTCTATGAGAAAGAAGAGGCGCGATCGCCTCTTTTTTCTTTAATTCCCTTCTTCCTAATAAGGGAATTTGTGCTGCTGGCAATTTGCGGTTATCAAAGGATAAACTTGACAAAATATACCGCGATCGCTACTATGTCGCATCCTCAGCCGCCAGAAGCACCCAGCAGCCAATTTGACCCCGAACTCCTCGAACTAGAAGCCCTCTTCAACGCAGCAGCAGTGGCAAATGACGCTGTTGAAGATGAATTTACACAAATATTGACAGAATTTGAAAAACAGCTAGAGCCGCGAAGCGTTACGGAAAAACCAGCTAGAGTCGCCAACGCTGTTGAGGATGAATTTGGCGACTTGGAAAAACTGCTAGAGGAAGCAGACAAGCCGATAGCATCGGTAAATCGTGCATGCAGTTATCGACAACCAGTTGAACCGACACCGACAATGCGAGTGCCAATTAAGCCTCTCGACAACATAGGCAAATTGGTTGGAGAATTGGCGAACGAGGGCAACACCTTGAAACAGGATGGTCAACTACTGAAGCAATTCCTGGATAACTTGCTCGATCGCGTGCAGCAACTAAGTTATGTGACGGCGCAGGTGCAGGAACTGTCTGAGCGATCGCTACCAACTCCTCCCGAAAAAATTAACACCCCCATACCTTCCCTGTACCAGACGATGACCCAGCTTATGGCACAGGTGCAGGAGGCGGCGCTTGATATCAAGAACATCGCCGATAAAACCGATGCAAGGACTGAAAGCCTGCACAAAGTCGCCAACGGTCTGCAAGATAGTCTGAAGCAAGCGCGAATGGTGTCATTTTCCAAGACAAGCGATCGCCTGCAACGTGCCGTGCGCGAAATTTCCCTTCGGCATGGCAAGCAAGTGGAACTGCACGTTGCAGGCAAAGAAACGTTAATTGATAAATTGATTCTGGAACACCTCTACGACCCGCTAACCGCAATACTCGACAAAACTATTCACGCAATTGAAAAACCACAGGAGCGCATAGCGGCTGGAAAGTCGGTTGCAGGTCGGATCGATATACAAGCTTTTCATCAAGGCAACCAAGTTGTAATCTCCATCTCCGATGACGGACGCGGAATCGATCCACAACGTATAAAAGCCAGCGCTATCAGAGACGGACTGGTTAGCCCAGATGAGGCAAAAGTTATGTCCCCTAGCGATGCCTTTGAGTTTCTATTCTTCCCGGGTTTTAGTATAAAATCCCGTCTAAAGATGGATGAATTTTTTGGTACGTGTCGTACTTTAGAAGGGAGCTATATTCGCACTGCTTTGAGTGAAATTGGCGGTGTAATTAGCGTTAATTCTGCCGTTGGCAAAGGAACCACTACTACAATTCGCCTACCTTTAAACCCCTGGTGTGATGGGAATTAGTTAATTTAAAAAACACCCTTAACGAGCAAGCGTATTTTTAGGATAATACCACAGGCGATCGCGGCCTTTCCAACCAAATCTGGAGCTAAACTAGACAATGTTGCCTACAATATTGCACCATGTCAAAGCCTCTCCCGCCATACCCGGCCAGCCGCAAAGTTGACCAAATTGACGAGTATCATGGAACCAAAGTTCAGGATTCCTATCGTTGGTTAGAAGACCCCGACTCAGAGGAAACTAAAGCTTGGGTTGAAGCTCAAAATCAAGTAACATTTGCTTACCTAAACGAAATCCCAGAACGAGAAAAAATTAAGCAGCGCCTCACACAATTATGGGATTACGAAAAATACGGTATTCCTTTTAAAGAAGGCAACCGATATTTTTACTATAAAAATGATGGATTGCAAAATCAAAGCGTACTTTATACTTTAACGTCTCTTGATGCTGAACCAAGAGTGCTGCTGGACCCCAACAAGCTATCAGAAGATGGCACAGTTGCGCTTTCCGGTATAGCCATTAGTGACGATGGAAACTTAATGGCATATGGTTTATCAACTTCCGGTTCTGATTGGCAAGAGTGGAAAATCCGCGATGTTGAAACAGCAGAAGATCTCGCAGATCATCTGAAGTGGATTAAATTCTCTGGCGCATCTTGGACTAAGGACAATAAAGGTTTTTTCTACAGTCGCTATGACGAACCTAACGAAAAAACAAAATTAGAAGACGTTAATTATTTTCAGAAGCTATACTACCATCGCTTTGGTACGCCACAATCTGAAGATATCCTCATCTATCATCGACCCGATCAGAAAGAATGGGGATTTAGTGCTGGTGTTACAGAAGATGGCAAATATCTAATTATTTCCGTTTGGCTGGGAACTGACCCCAAAAACCTCGTTTTCTACAAAGATTTAACAGCTCCATCTGCCGAAGTAGTAGAACTAATTAGCGAGTTTGAAGCTAGCTATAGTTTTATAGATACTGATGGCTCAGTTTTCTGGTTTCAAACTGATTTAGATGCCCCACGCGGTCGTGTGATTGCTATTAATATTAGCAATCCATCTCGTGACAATTGGAAAGAAATTATTCCCCAAGCCGATGAAGTCCTGGAAAGTGTCGGTTTGCTGAACAATCAGTTTGTTGCTGATTATCTGAAAGATGCCCGCACTCAGATTAAAATATTTAACTTAGATGGCGCGTTTGTGCGGGAAATCGAATTACCTGGCATTGGTTCTGCTGGTGGATTTGGTGGTAAGCGTTACGATACGGAAACCTTTTACAGCTTCACAGGTTTTACTACACCAGCGACTATTTACCGCTATGACATGATAAGCGGCAAAAGTACAACTTACCGTCAGCCGAAGGTTGATTTCAACCCAGACGAGTATGAGACAAAGCAGATATTTTATACCAGCAAAGATGGCACGCAAGTGCCCATGTTTATTACCCATAAAAAGGGTCTGAACATGGATGGAAGTAACCCCACTTATCTATATGGATATGGCGGGTTTAATGTCTCGCTGACACCTAGTTTTTCTGTTAGTAATGTCGTGTGGATGGAGATGGGCGGCGTTTATGCTGTTCCCAATCTGCGCGGCGGCGGCGAATATGGTGAAGAGTGGCATCAAGCTGGAACTAAGGTTAATAAGCAAAATGTTTTTGATGATTTCATTGCGGCGGCTGAGTGGCTGATTGCTAACAAGTACACATCACCAGCAAAACTTGCTATCGGCGGGGGTAGTAATGGGGGATTGTTGGTGGGTGCTTGCATGACTCAACGCCCAGATTTATTTGCCGTTGCTGTGCCTGCTGTGGGGGTGCTGGATATGCTGCGCTTCCATAAGTTTACGATTGGCTGGGCGTGGTGTTCTGATTATGGTTCTCCTGAGAATCCGGATGAGTTTAAAGCGCTTTATGCTTATTCGCCGCTGCACAATCTTAAGCCTGGAACATCTTATCCAGCTACGATGATTACTACTGCTGACCATGATGACCGCGTGGTTCCTGCACATAGTTTCAAGTTTGCCGCAGCTTTGCAAGAGGCGCACGCGGGTGAGAATCCTGTTTTGATCAGAATTGATACTAAAGCGGGACACGGTGCTGGAAAGCCGACTGCTAAAATTATTGAAGAAATTGCGGATAAGTGGGCTTTTTTGGTGCGTAGCTTTAGCGAAAGTGCTTAGCTTATCGCCGTATAACGGCTAGAGTTAGCCTTATGTAAGGTGGGCAATGCCCACCCTACTTTTATAGTTTCCAGAATATATGAGGTTTAGTTTTTAAATTAATAAGGCATCGACGGTTAGATGAGCGATCGCTATTTATAATTTTTAAAAATTAAGTTTATTTATGCTAGGCTACGCCCGCTGCAATAGTTATTAAATTTAGGGGGCAATACGGTAAAAAAACTACTAAAAAGATTTCTGCGTATGGTTCCCAAACCAGCTATGTTCTTTAAACAATCCGCAGTAATTCCGTATCGAATCAAAGACGGAAAAATCCAATTATTGCTGATTACTTCTTCGGCAGGGAAACGCTGGGTTATTCCAAAAGGAACGATCGAGCCTTTTATGACTCCGCAAGACTCGGCAGCAAAGGAAGCGTGGGAAGAGGCGGGTATAGTAGGTATTGTTGCGCCTACCTTAATGGGCACTTACGAGTATCAAAAGTTGGGGAGAACTTGGGAAGTTCAGGTGTTCTTGATGCAGGTGGAAAAAGTCTTGGAAGATTGGCCGGAAGCCAAAATTAGACAGCGACAGTGGGTGAGCGTTAAACAAGCAGTCAAGCGCGTTGAAGAACCAGGACTCAAACAAATACTAATGAGTGTTCCCGATAACGTTATTAAACTTCTAGAAACGCCTAGCAAATAGCTGATGAGGGCATTTATGCTAGCCAAATGTTAGTGCGATCGCGCTTATAGGAATTTATCTTTTGCCAAGAGTTGGATTTAAGTGAATCTCCAACAACCACTCGGTTTTAAAGTTCCTTAAGCGCGAATTTATTGCTAAAAGCGGGTAAGCTAGGGACTTAGGATGCTATCTTTTTCGTCAACAACCCCGCAAATCCTAAGACTCCCAATCCTAAGAGCGAACTAGGTTCCGGAACGGGAGTGGCTGCCACAACCCGTTGATAATTTATGTTAGTACTCACTCCATAACTCCTCTCTTGAAGGGTGAATAACTCACTCCTATACTCCACTAAAGGGCCGCTGCTATTAGGATTGCGATAATTCTGAAAACTCGCGTAAATCTGACAATACCCCCGCGCCGCCTCCGCTGGCATTCCATAGCTAAGATACTCTGCAAAACACGTCGGATCTACACCGTTAACGTTCCCGCTTAATCCCACAAAATTACCATAGCTAAACAAAACTGCGGCACTATTGTATGGCTGAAAGTCAGATTCTGTAAATGTCACCCCCCGATAGTCAAAATTCAAATCTAACAAAGGAATATACTCGGTCTCCGCTCCCGTTACCGTCGCGTCATCAAAACTCAACCTGCTAGAACCGCCGAAAGTATAAGTCAGAGTGGCGGCGATCGCTCCTTGATTATCCAATGCTGTTAAGCTCAATGCTAAACCTGCGATCGCGAATGCTATTTTTGAAAAAATCTTTACAGCCATATTTATTCCTTTAGTTAACACATAAGTTATAAACAGTCTATTTAATCTGTTAATTAACTGCTAGTAGCTTTACTGAATCTTTGCACAAACTAGCGCATCAAACTTTGTAACTTTACTACTGCTATTTATAGGGATTAGGAGAAAAATATTTTTTTGCAATCTTATAAATTATGCGATATTTGCCTCTCCCCAAAGAAGTATTTATTGAATAAAGCTGGTGTAAAGTTGATAACATCATTACAATACAAGCCGCATACCCCAGGCTAAAGGGGAAGAGTTAACTTAGCTCTTAGCTCTGGAGAAGCTAAGAGCTAGGAAGAGCAAGCCTTCCAATGATTCAGACGCCAGCTTTGTTAAGCATTCCCTGATAGAAAAGCTAAATTTTTAGCAACGGGATCTTTAACTGTAACCCCCTGCTCTCTTGCCCAAAACTCACTTAAAAAGTGAATTTGTCTCAATCCAACTATCAAATTCAACCCAGGTACAAATATCCACCAAACTACCAGCGGCTCTTTCATCCCTGCGTCGCGGTAAAGTTGATTTACAGTTTTGTAGAGCTTGACCTGGACAATGTAAATCCACGCCACGCCCAGCAAAGAAAACCAACCAAACCACCCTGGAACATCAGGGTCAAATATACGCAGTGCTTGGGGAATGGCTACTCCTAAAACAAATGGTGCTAAACACAGCGTTCCCGACCACCCATAGCCGTTGTAGCGTCGTAATTCTTCCTGAATAATCCACTTGTACCAGCCATAGTAGAGCATTAACGTGGCTACAGATAAGAAAATTACTTGCCATAGGGGGCGGGGTTTGCCTAAAGGCTTAGCGGACATATTCTTGCATACAGTAATAAAGGTTGCTACTATTTTATTTACATTTCGTAATATTAAGAAAGCGATCGCAGCCCCAAGGTTGTACAAAAACTTGCGTGTTGCGCGTCGTATAGTTTCA from Microcoleus sp. FACHB-831 includes these protein-coding regions:
- a CDS encoding ATP-binding protein, yielding MTKYTAIATMSHPQPPEAPSSQFDPELLELEALFNAAAVANDAVEDEFTQILTEFEKQLEPRSVTEKPARVANAVEDEFGDLEKLLEEADKPIASVNRACSYRQPVEPTPTMRVPIKPLDNIGKLVGELANEGNTLKQDGQLLKQFLDNLLDRVQQLSYVTAQVQELSERSLPTPPEKINTPIPSLYQTMTQLMAQVQEAALDIKNIADKTDARTESLHKVANGLQDSLKQARMVSFSKTSDRLQRAVREISLRHGKQVELHVAGKETLIDKLILEHLYDPLTAILDKTIHAIEKPQERIAAGKSVAGRIDIQAFHQGNQVVISISDDGRGIDPQRIKASAIRDGLVSPDEAKVMSPSDAFEFLFFPGFSIKSRLKMDEFFGTCRTLEGSYIRTALSEIGGVISVNSAVGKGTTTTIRLPLNPWCDGN
- a CDS encoding NUDIX hydrolase, translating into MVPKPAMFFKQSAVIPYRIKDGKIQLLLITSSAGKRWVIPKGTIEPFMTPQDSAAKEAWEEAGIVGIVAPTLMGTYEYQKLGRTWEVQVFLMQVEKVLEDWPEAKIRQRQWVSVKQAVKRVEEPGLKQILMSVPDNVIKLLETPSK
- a CDS encoding PEP-CTERM sorting domain-containing protein, producing MAVKIFSKIAFAIAGLALSLTALDNQGAIAATLTYTFGGSSRLSFDDATVTGAETEYIPLLDLNFDYRGVTFTESDFQPYNSAAVLFSYGNFVGLSGNVNGVDPTCFAEYLSYGMPAEAARGYCQIYASFQNYRNPNSSGPLVEYRSELFTLQERSYGVSTNINYQRVVAATPVPEPSSLLGLGVLGFAGLLTKKIAS
- a CDS encoding prolyl oligopeptidase family protein; this translates as MSKPLPPYPASRKVDQIDEYHGTKVQDSYRWLEDPDSEETKAWVEAQNQVTFAYLNEIPEREKIKQRLTQLWDYEKYGIPFKEGNRYFYYKNDGLQNQSVLYTLTSLDAEPRVLLDPNKLSEDGTVALSGIAISDDGNLMAYGLSTSGSDWQEWKIRDVETAEDLADHLKWIKFSGASWTKDNKGFFYSRYDEPNEKTKLEDVNYFQKLYYHRFGTPQSEDILIYHRPDQKEWGFSAGVTEDGKYLIISVWLGTDPKNLVFYKDLTAPSAEVVELISEFEASYSFIDTDGSVFWFQTDLDAPRGRVIAINISNPSRDNWKEIIPQADEVLESVGLLNNQFVADYLKDARTQIKIFNLDGAFVREIELPGIGSAGGFGGKRYDTETFYSFTGFTTPATIYRYDMISGKSTTYRQPKVDFNPDEYETKQIFYTSKDGTQVPMFITHKKGLNMDGSNPTYLYGYGGFNVSLTPSFSVSNVVWMEMGGVYAVPNLRGGGEYGEEWHQAGTKVNKQNVFDDFIAAAEWLIANKYTSPAKLAIGGGSNGGLLVGACMTQRPDLFAVAVPAVGVLDMLRFHKFTIGWAWCSDYGSPENPDEFKALYAYSPLHNLKPGTSYPATMITTADHDDRVVPAHSFKFAAALQEAHAGENPVLIRIDTKAGHGAGKPTAKIIEEIADKWAFLVRSFSESA